Below is a window of Naumovozyma castellii chromosome 9, complete genome DNA.
tatcttttctACTGGGGGACTTTCAAGCATTGGACCAATTCCATCCTACCATTGATAGacctttcttcaatgtttCCCTTTGGGGACATTTTGAAAGGTCCATGACATCTCTATCGAGAGGAGCTTTTGTTCCTCATGAGTTTCAATTTGTGGAGGGGAAACTTCCATTAAGCTTATGGAATTCGGTTATATTTGGCATTATGACTTACTATGTCGTAATCTTTGGTGGCCAGTCCCTTTTGAGGGATACTAAACCATTAACTTTGAACTTTTTAGTCAAGGTGCATAACCTATTTTTAACCATCCTctcatttattttatttgttttaatGACAGAACAGGTCATTCCAATGATTATAAAAAAGGGTATAGTCTACTCAGTATGTGATCCTGAGGCTTGGACTCAACCTTTGGTTACGTTATACTACTTGAATTATATCgtcaaattcattgaatttatcgATACCGTATTTCTCGTTTTAAAGCATAAGAAATTGACTTTTTTACATACGTATCATCATGGAGCTACTGCATTATTATGCTTCACACAACTAATTGGGAAAACAGCCGTTTCATGGGTACCAATTGTACTCAATTTGGGTGTTCACGTAGTTATGTATTGGTATTACTTTCTATGCGCTAATGGAATAAAAGTCCCCTGGAAAGCATGGGTAAccagatttcaaattgttcaattcattttAGACGTTGCATTCATATATTTCGTGGCCTATCAAAAGTTCACTTCAGTGTTTTTTCCACAACTTTCCACCTATAAAAACTGTTCAGGTACTATTTCTGCAATTTGTATTGGTTCAGGTATCATCACTTCCTATCTTTTCCTATTCATTGGTTTTTATATACATGCATACAGAAAAAATGCAAGGAAGGGTGTCAAGAAGACTTATAAAAAGGGAAAGGTTCATCCAAAGACTATTTAATCATTTGCTCAATTTACATATAAGTATATAGCCTTTcataaaagaataaaatgaTAGGTAACGTTCTCTCTGGCCCAATCAAggtttgaaaaattcatgCTTAAGTGTATTTTCCTTATATATTTACAAATGGATTTGACTCTCTTTTCCTTCtacatattttttgaatcaaAACCACTATTTggattaataaataattacGCATACGATTCTCCGTATACGACATGCACTTTTATGAGTCGACATCTAATAGACTTtgatttcatcattttaTACAGAATCCTTCTCAAGCGTTTTATCCTCCGTATCATCAGAAGACGTAGTCGAAGTAGTAGGAGATAGAGAAGCTGATGGAGTGGAATAAACCTTTTTAATTAACCTCAATTTCTTTCTCCCAGCATTTGTCTCATCAGTAATTGGATCATCTATCTCCATTTTACCAACTTCTAAACTTTCATTACTATAATCAGACGATCTTCTTGTACCACTTGAACCATCATTGCGTGTCAAGTCCACACCCTCTTTTTCCTTCCCATTACTAGAACTAcgttttgttgttgtatctgcatcaatttcttcatcagtaacatcttccaaatcttcttcttcttcgtcgTCAGTTTTATTGGTTTCATATATGACACGTTGCTTCTCATGTATCTCCTTGATGGCAAGGTCATACTCAATACGAGACTGTTTTACTATTTCACCTAATCTACTATTCTTTAAGGACTCTGGGCATGAACGACGCAAATAGAAAAGCAAATAAGCTGCGCCAGTAATACTATTTTCCGCCACGGTTTCTGTAACACGAGAATCATCGAAATAATACCATTTACCATCAGTTGAATTCTTAGCATAGGCTGTATAATGACCACCACCGAGACCACCATAATGATTGTCCACAGCAATTAAATCATAAACGTTGCCTCTAGGGTCATCTTTATAAACTAAATGTTCCGAGATATCGAAATCTGTGATTGGGAATTGAacaacatcatcaattttatcaCTGAATGATTGTTGGTTCTCAAATCTCTTTAGATGTATCAATAGAACGTCAGGTGCGTTCCATAGTTGAATTTGCTTAGTAGCTTGTCTATGTTCTTTACAGGTTGGACAGTACCAGGAATCATTGAGACTGAGAATTTCGGGTTTGGAGAACAAATTTAAACAGTCATTTAAagtaatttctttattcttctcttcAAGATCCTTCTTCCTTTGTTCTTCTAActctttattattcaagatGGCCATATTTTCCCAATTTATCACCTTGTCTTCTGTAAATGCCGCTTGTATTCCATCTTCATTCCATTCACAGATTATTATAGTATTCTTATCAATAATCGTAGGTagttctttctcttctttttctaGATTTTCTTCAGGTGTTATATCTTTGTCTGATGTAACATCCGTGTGGTTCTCTTCTGGTTCAGCTTGTTCAGTATCAAGCATTGTGCATTCATTCTTACTTTgttcaacttcatcattatttgtcTCTTCTGTATTATTACAATGGTCTGAATCTTCATTATTGCTACTGTTATCATCCATTATTACATCATCCTGTTTGGGTTCCAACGAGGTATACTCGTATATGTCTCTTACTATAGGGGTTAAGACGGTCGACATATTCAAAGCCTTATGGTAATTGATTCGTCCTCGCGGTATACATACCTGactttcattattagtaGAATGATTTTTGTTACCTTCGTCATGGATTTTAATCGTAAATAAATTATCCGAGCTTGAACCCTTGGAGACGCTATATTTAACAATATCGTTATACTTCGTCATATCAAAGCCTggatatttttcatttatgAGCGGTAAGTCAACAACATTAGGATATTCATCAAGTTCCGTAAATGGAAATGGAATAAATCCACCACTGAGATGAAAATACATTTGTTGTAGCTTGTATCGAATCAAAGTAGGGTTAGCGACTTCATTCTCATGCAGTGTTAAGAAAAAAGGAATACCAAAATATGTTGGTCGTGTCgattctttttcaaattttgtaTTTAATACAGGAACAACAATATCGTTAGGATTAATGGATAATTCGTAAAATACcacattatcattttcagcTATTAATTCTTGAAGTGGtagaaattttgaatttgactCTGGTGACTCGTAATTCGTATAAAACTgattattaaatatttcacaACCAAATAAGTTAGCTGGATCTATTTCTGCACAAGTTGCAACATAGTTCTTCAGCTCTTCGTAAGATGATGACTTCGGTAATTCCACCTCTAAAATACAAGGTGGAGCATTTAGAGGGAATATCTTTATATGAGAGTGCCACATGGATTTTACTGGAAGGGGGAGAGTTAGATCATTATAAGGATCGAAGGTAATTGAGATATTTTGACATTCAGGACATTCTAGTGTCGACTTATAGAGACCCACAAACAGATCTGTAATAACTGAATCGTTTCTTAATAAGTGCGCCTTCCATGTATCGTCGGCTAGCTTTTTCACTATCCTGAAGTCATTTAAATCAGCCGTTGAAGGTAAAGACGGTTTTTCAACATAAGGCTTCTTATCTATCCTATTAAGATCCTCATGTAAACTGTCCAATAAGAATGCTAAAAATTCTTGGGAATCTTGTTGTAGGTATCCTGAAAACATGGAGTTAAAATGACCTATTGTTGCTTTGAAATGGTTGGGAGCATAAGCACTGAATTGAACTAACTTATCGCCAAACAAGCATCGTATTAACTCACTAAAAGCTTCTGCAACATGGCCTTGATATCCTAGTGGGTTATCAGTATTTAGTTCTTTTTCATACCCACTATACAGAAAATACTCTCGAAAAACTGGAATATGGGTTATACATTGAAGAGCTGAATTCATGTAACAAGTATTTCCTAAATTGACTAATCCTGTTATCTCTAACGAAGGAACCAAATCATTATATATGAAATAGTTTGATAGCCAATGATAGTTCTTATTATGTTGTTCGGTCTCGATTACAAGATCACCACTAGCTATATTCAGATTTTTTAACTGATATGTCAACATTTGTGGTGTCACTCTGGTTAAAACAGGTAAAGACATAAACTGCAAAGGAGTTAGATAATATTGCGTATCTAAAACACCGTTATTGTCATTTCTTTGGACATCTTTAACATACCAAATCCTAAACGATGCCTGTTTGTTATCCAATTCGGAATGCAATGCAAAAAATTTCTGTAAAGTTTTTGACACTATCTCCTTCATAGTTGCCAGTCTACTGCTTGTAAAAATATTAGGAGTTCTATGGTGTTCTCGCGAAGGTGCTCCATTCTCTGTCAAATAATGGAAACGAAAAACGCACCTGTTATACTCAGTTATTAATGAGTCTGACTCTTCATCATGTACCAAAAATGTAGAAACTGGCTCTGATCCTGGTGCTAAACCATACCATtcatataatttcttgaagataGGTTCTGTAATAGACATATACGGACATTGGTTATAATCtaccaaaataaaattttcataGTCGGTACATATTGTTGATGTATTGATAGGACCAAGTTGTTctgatttaataatattagGATCGCAAAACTTCTCATACCACAATTTAGGGATAATATACACTATATCTCCTTCACTGCTCTTCTGACCTTCTAACAGTTCTGCAATTATATCCCTTTGCGCCTTCAAATCAGGATACGTAGTGGTAGTATTTGCCTCATGTTCGTCTGTGGATACTCGCACAATGTCATCTGGTTTAGGTAAGATATTCTCGTTTTCGTTTGATTGAGATGATCGACCCTCATCGGAGACGTCATCAAACAATTGTACTAGTTCTTCTGATTGCGAACTACTTTCATTTTCCCCATCAATGCTAAGCATCTTTTGAACTACTATTTCAGATGATTAGGTGAATCGACCTTCAAAATGTTAATAAAGCACGTAAGATGCCCTTCGTTGGTCCCTTTGCCAAGTTTTCATTAGTAACAGGATTTTTTTGGTAGTCCCCTTCGGAAAATTTTTCTGTCAGTGTTTACTTCTCGGTCCGAATTCCTCGGCGGCAGTATAATTCACCGACACGAAAAGATGACTTATGATGTTGAAAGACTCATTTATTTGTGCTGAATAATCCATTATGTGTTGGAGTAAAACACTTCATAACTAGGAATATACAAAATCTTTTGgaattatattataaaattaaCTTATAAACATGCTTTATGAAATATATGCGTTGTGTAGAATCTATTATGCTTGTTTCTAAAATGGAAGAGATCAGCTGGTTGCTACACCCTTTAAGACAGACGTCATCACACCATATCCCAGGGTGATAACACAAACAAACGCCATGAGAGATGCAGGTACACCTCTAGTTAAAAATGTCatcatattcaaatatcTGTTACCTTTACTATCTGTCATCGAAATGGCAGTAACATTAGGGAAACCAGATGATGCCAACCCCATACCacatgatgataataatgcaCAGCCAAACACCAAGATTGGTGCAGCTTTTGGATCTGTTAATTTATCACCCACTTCTTGAACCAGtggaataataataatggcaGAAACGGTGTGTGAAACAAACGTACCGACCACCAACATCAATATACCAAAAATACAAAGGATAGCCATAACTccatcattttcaatcttcttctgcaAAGCAGTGGCAATTGTTACTAGTAAACCAGAAGATGAAACGGCTTTCCCAAGTGCAATACCACCCATTGCTAAGATAACGATAGACCATGGAAAAGTATTCAAATCCTTTGTGGATAACAGCCCAGTACcgaaaaataaaacaattgGAAGGACAGCAATCAGACCTGAAGAACCGAATGCACCTTCAATTTGAGCTTCGACACACCATAGAATAATGGTCATAATTGTAACAAAAATCACATAATATTGTTTTAGACTAAATCTAGTTCTTATTGGTTTGAACTTTGTTAACTTGGTTCTGTTGATCTTAAATGTGAGACACATCAAAATCCAACAGCATATTAGTGCTATAATACCAGTAGGCAATGCGACAGCAAAGAATTGACCCCAACCAATACCATATGGTTTTAGGTACTGCATAGagataatattttgaggGGATGAAATAGGAGATGACATACCACCAACATTTGCAGCTAGTGCAACACCCATAACCAAAGCTTTAGCAAAATCATTTGATGCATCTAGTGGATCTA
It encodes the following:
- the ELO1 gene encoding fatty acid elongase ELO1 (ancestral locus Anc_1.140); the protein is MSKEPSISFLLGDFQALDQFHPTIDRPFFNVSLWGHFERSMTSLSRGAFVPHEFQFVEGKLPLSLWNSVIFGIMTYYVVIFGGQSLLRDTKPLTLNFLVKVHNLFLTILSFILFVLMTEQVIPMIIKKGIVYSVCDPEAWTQPLVTLYYLNYIVKFIEFIDTVFLVLKHKKLTFLHTYHHGATALLCFTQLIGKTAVSWVPIVLNLGVHVVMYWYYFLCANGIKVPWKAWVTRFQIVQFILDVAFIYFVAYQKFTSVFFPQLSTYKNCSGTISAICIGSGIITSYLFLFIGFYIHAYRKNARKGVKKTYKKGKVHPKTI
- the UBP12 gene encoding putative ubiquitin-specific protease UBP12 (ancestral locus Anc_1.137), yielding MLSIDGENESSSQSEELVQLFDDVSDEGRSSQSNENENILPKPDDIVRVSTDEHEANTTTTYPDLKAQRDIIAELLEGQKSSEGDIVYIIPKLWYEKFCDPNIIKSEQLGPINTSTICTDYENFILVDYNQCPYMSITEPIFKKLYEWYGLAPGSEPVSTFLVHDEESDSLITEYNRCVFRFHYLTENGAPSREHHRTPNIFTSSRLATMKEIVSKTLQKFFALHSELDNKQASFRIWYVKDVQRNDNNGVLDTQYYLTPLQFMSLPVLTRVTPQMLTYQLKNLNIASGDLVIETEQHNKNYHWLSNYFIYNDLVPSLEITGLVNLGNTCYMNSALQCITHIPVFREYFLYSGYEKELNTDNPLGYQGHVAEAFSELIRCLFGDKLVQFSAYAPNHFKATIGHFNSMFSGYLQQDSQEFLAFLLDSLHEDLNRIDKKPYVEKPSLPSTADLNDFRIVKKLADDTWKAHLLRNDSVITDLFVGLYKSTLECPECQNISITFDPYNDLTLPLPVKSMWHSHIKIFPLNAPPCILEVELPKSSSYEELKNYVATCAEIDPANLFGCEIFNNQFYTNYESPESNSKFLPLQELIAENDNVVFYELSINPNDIVVPVLNTKFEKESTRPTYFGIPFFLTLHENEVANPTLIRYKLQQMYFHLSGGFIPFPFTELDEYPNVVDLPLINEKYPGFDMTKYNDIVKYSVSKGSSSDNLFTIKIHDEGNKNHSTNNESQVCIPRGRINYHKALNMSTVLTPIVRDIYEYTSLEPKQDDVIMDDNSSNNEDSDHCNNTEETNNDEVEQSKNECTMLDTEQAEPEENHTDVTSDKDITPEENLEKEEKELPTIIDKNTIIICEWNEDGIQAAFTEDKVINWENMAILNNKELEEQRKKDLEEKNKEITLNDCLNLFSKPEILSLNDSWYCPTCKEHRQATKQIQLWNAPDVLLIHLKRFENQQSFSDKIDDVVQFPITDFDISEHLVYKDDPRGNVYDLIAVDNHYGGLGGGHYTAYAKNSTDGKWYYFDDSRVTETVAENSITGAAYLLFYLRRSCPESLKNSRLGEIVKQSRIEYDLAIKEIHEKQRVIYETNKTDDEEEEDLEDVTDEEIDADTTTKRSSSNGKEKEGVDLTRNDGSSGTRRSSDYSNESLEVGKMEIDDPITDETNAGRKKLRLIKKVYSTPSASLSPTTSTTSSDDTEDKTLEKDSV